Proteins co-encoded in one Ponticoccus alexandrii genomic window:
- a CDS encoding YitT family protein: protein MMLLSSPPADRHSLWEDALGLAVGCVIMALSVQFLRAEGLITGQIAGLSLVGSYVSGWSFGAVFFVLNLPFYLLALKQMGLRFTLKSFAAVTIMSSVADALPSVLTLETLHPAIAATLFGVLGGIGLIVLFRHGATLGGVGVVALWLQDTRGIRAGNVQLAFDLGVFALAAFLFDWKTVLWSLLGAVILNVMITVNHRRDRYIARS, encoded by the coding sequence ATGATGTTGCTCTCTTCTCCCCCCGCCGACCGCCACAGCCTTTGGGAAGATGCCCTCGGCCTTGCCGTGGGCTGCGTGATCATGGCGCTGTCGGTGCAGTTCCTGCGCGCCGAAGGGCTGATCACCGGCCAGATCGCGGGCCTGTCGCTGGTCGGATCTTACGTGTCGGGCTGGTCTTTCGGGGCGGTCTTCTTCGTGCTGAACCTGCCCTTTTACCTCTTGGCCCTGAAGCAGATGGGCCTGCGCTTCACCCTGAAGAGCTTTGCCGCCGTCACCATCATGTCGAGCGTCGCGGACGCCCTGCCCTCTGTCCTGACGCTGGAGACGCTGCACCCGGCCATCGCCGCGACCCTCTTCGGCGTGCTGGGGGGCATCGGGCTGATCGTGCTGTTCCGGCACGGGGCGACGCTGGGCGGCGTGGGCGTGGTGGCGCTGTGGCTGCAGGACACGCGCGGCATCCGGGCGGGCAATGTCCAGCTTGCCTTCGATCTGGGCGTCTTCGCGCTCGCGGCCTTCCTCTTCGACTGGAAGACGGTGCTCTGGTCGCTGCTGGGCGCGGTCATCCTGAACGTGATGATCACCGTGAACCACCGCCGCGACCGCTATATCGCCCGGTCTTGA
- a CDS encoding NADP-dependent isocitrate dehydrogenase, translating into MTRIKVDNPIVEMDGDEMTRIMWDFIKQKLILPYLDIDLLYYDLGIEERDRTEDQITIDAAEKTREVGVAVKCATITPDEQRVEEFGLKKMWKSPNGTIRNILGGVVFRQPIICRNVPRLVPGWTSPIVVGRHAFGDQYKATDFHFPSAGKLTMKWEGANGEVIEREVYDAPDAGVYMGMYNQDESIRDFARASLNYGLTLGWPVYLSTKNTILKAYDGRFKDLFQEVYEAEFAEKFAEKKIWYEHRLIDDMVACALKWNGKFVWACKNYDGDVQSDTVAQGFGSLGMMTSQLMTPDGKIVEAEAAHGTVTRHYRQHQKGESTSTNSVASIYAWTGGLKHRAKLDENVALRAFAETLERVIVETVESGHMTKDLALLVGPDQGWLTTMGFLEKIDENLNKALAG; encoded by the coding sequence ATGACCCGCATCAAGGTGGACAACCCCATCGTCGAGATGGATGGCGACGAGATGACCCGCATCATGTGGGATTTCATCAAGCAGAAGCTGATCCTGCCCTATCTCGACATCGACCTGCTCTATTACGATCTCGGCATAGAAGAGCGGGACCGGACAGAGGACCAGATCACCATCGACGCCGCCGAGAAGACCAGAGAGGTCGGCGTCGCGGTCAAATGCGCGACCATCACGCCGGACGAGCAGCGTGTCGAGGAATTCGGCCTCAAGAAGATGTGGAAGTCGCCCAACGGCACGATCCGCAACATCCTCGGCGGCGTGGTCTTCCGCCAGCCGATCATCTGTCGCAACGTGCCGCGCCTCGTGCCGGGCTGGACCTCGCCCATCGTCGTCGGGCGCCATGCCTTCGGCGACCAGTACAAGGCGACGGATTTCCACTTTCCCTCTGCGGGCAAGCTGACGATGAAGTGGGAGGGCGCCAATGGCGAGGTGATCGAGCGCGAGGTCTACGATGCCCCCGACGCGGGCGTCTACATGGGCATGTACAATCAGGACGAGTCGATCCGCGACTTTGCCCGCGCCTCGCTGAACTACGGTCTGACCCTCGGCTGGCCAGTCTACCTGTCGACCAAGAACACCATCCTCAAGGCCTATGACGGGCGCTTCAAGGACCTCTTCCAGGAGGTCTACGAGGCCGAATTCGCAGAGAAATTCGCAGAGAAGAAGATCTGGTACGAACACCGGCTGATCGACGACATGGTGGCCTGCGCGTTGAAGTGGAACGGCAAGTTCGTCTGGGCTTGCAAGAACTACGACGGCGACGTGCAGTCCGACACCGTGGCGCAGGGCTTTGGCTCGCTGGGCATGATGACCTCGCAACTGATGACGCCCGACGGCAAGATCGTCGAGGCCGAGGCCGCCCATGGCACCGTCACCCGCCACTATCGCCAGCACCAGAAGGGCGAGTCCACCTCGACCAATTCGGTCGCCTCGATCTACGCATGGACCGGCGGGCTGAAGCACCGCGCCAAGCTGGACGAGAACGTGGCCCTGCGCGCCTTCGCCGAAACGCTGGAGCGCGTCATCGTCGAGACCGTCGAGTCGGGCCACATGACCAAGGACCTCGCGCTGCTGGTCGGGCCGGATCAGGGCTGGCTGACCACCATGGGCTTCCTCGAGAAGATCGACGAGAACCTCAACAAGGCGCTGGCGGGCTAG
- a CDS encoding methyl-accepting chemotaxis protein, whose protein sequence is MKTLTARFNAADGPELTRMIVVALVPLAPLACLYTGARPGPVMAASGLLALVALATGRLRSRLADYAVATALLGQAMLLTASFAGHPWQVDTHMVFFAILFIVATLIDRVLVVLWCCAVTVVYHLSLSFLLPHLVYPTTDLPGNIGRTAIHAVIVVLEGGVLILAMTRRHAALAEAAHSALQLETERAMAADATAEAEEARMRADAVIGQLRVALSRLAGRDLTGTIPGQFPAQYELLRREFNLTIDTLREAFLAANGLASEFSETSLTLAGAVQDMSQRTGAQAASLREVSETAEQLVAALGDTARQARKAATSAGEARDSALRGGEVTDEAIGAMRRIEKSSEQISRIVDLIDDVSFQTNLLALNAGVEAARAGPAGKGFAVVAAEVRQLAKSTSEAANGIKTLIHDSSEHVQTGAGLVDAVGQRLEEIKAQIARASELTETISVRNVEQATALDQLHRMVRTADGESQRSVCDGGRLAAMTRGMTVASKKLSCDMAAFSLTEDDLTSCAEAATPPANRTGG, encoded by the coding sequence ATGAAGACCCTGACGGCCCGGTTCAATGCGGCGGACGGCCCGGAACTGACGCGCATGATCGTCGTGGCCCTTGTGCCGCTTGCCCCGCTGGCCTGCCTGTACACCGGCGCACGGCCCGGTCCGGTCATGGCGGCGTCGGGCCTTCTGGCGCTGGTGGCCCTGGCGACCGGGCGCCTGCGGTCGCGGCTGGCCGACTACGCGGTGGCCACGGCGCTGTTGGGACAGGCGATGCTGTTGACCGCCAGTTTTGCCGGGCATCCCTGGCAGGTCGACACGCATATGGTGTTCTTCGCGATCCTTTTCATCGTCGCGACCCTGATCGACAGGGTGCTGGTCGTGTTGTGGTGTTGCGCGGTGACGGTGGTGTATCATCTGTCGCTGTCCTTCCTGCTGCCGCACCTGGTCTATCCCACCACGGACCTTCCGGGGAATATCGGGCGGACGGCGATCCATGCGGTGATCGTGGTCCTTGAAGGCGGCGTGTTGATCCTTGCGATGACCCGCCGCCACGCGGCCCTGGCCGAGGCCGCGCACAGCGCCCTACAGCTGGAGACCGAGCGCGCCATGGCCGCCGATGCCACGGCAGAGGCAGAGGAGGCCCGCATGCGCGCCGACGCGGTGATCGGCCAGTTGCGCGTGGCGCTCTCGCGTCTGGCCGGTCGGGATCTGACCGGCACGATTCCAGGCCAGTTCCCGGCCCAGTACGAGCTGCTGCGGAGGGAATTCAATCTGACCATCGACACCCTGCGCGAGGCCTTCCTTGCTGCCAACGGGTTGGCCTCTGAATTCTCTGAGACGTCGCTGACGCTGGCCGGGGCGGTGCAGGATATGTCGCAGCGCACCGGGGCGCAGGCCGCTTCGCTGCGCGAGGTCTCGGAAACCGCCGAGCAGTTGGTCGCGGCCCTGGGCGATACCGCGCGGCAGGCCCGCAAGGCCGCGACCAGCGCCGGGGAAGCCCGCGACAGCGCGCTACGCGGTGGCGAGGTCACCGATGAGGCCATCGGCGCGATGCGCCGGATCGAGAAGAGTTCTGAGCAGATCAGCCGGATCGTCGACCTGATCGACGACGTGTCGTTCCAGACCAACCTGCTGGCCCTGAACGCGGGGGTCGAGGCGGCGCGGGCCGGACCGGCGGGCAAGGGCTTTGCGGTGGTGGCCGCAGAGGTCCGGCAACTGGCCAAAAGCACCTCGGAGGCAGCGAACGGCATCAAGACGCTGATCCACGACAGTTCGGAACACGTTCAGACGGGCGCCGGGCTTGTCGATGCGGTCGGTCAGCGGCTGGAAGAGATCAAGGCCCAGATCGCCCGCGCCAGCGAGCTGACAGAGACGATCTCTGTCAGAAACGTCGAGCAGGCCACCGCGCTGGACCAGTTGCACCGTATGGTGCGCACAGCCGATGGTGAAAGCCAGCGGTCTGTCTGTGATGGCGGCAGGCTGGCGGCGATGACGCGCGGCATGACCGTGGCCTCCAAGAAGCTGTCGTGCGACATGGCGGCCTTTAGCCTGACCGAGGATGATCTGACTTCTTGCGCCGAAGCGGCCACACCCCCGGCCAATAGGACCGGGGGGTGA
- a CDS encoding multidrug effflux MFS transporter, whose protein sequence is MTPAHDTVAPDGLPGRAELIALLAMLFATIAFSIDAMLPALPELTAALSPEAPNKVQLVVTMFMLGMGLGTFFTGPLSDTFGRKPIVLAGAVLYIAGALMATQAETLEVLLAARLLQGLGAAGPRVVAIAIVRDLYSGRAMAQIMSFVMMVFTLVPALAPSIGAVLIAAAGWHSVFYAFALFSAVGAIWFTLRLPETLPVTHRRPFRLNALGAAIREMMAHPVVRLSILVQAFIFAMLIATISTIQPIYEAALGRAESFPLWFGLTAIIGASSSYLNARLVMRLGMRSLVTTMLWVQIAASGVATVLIASGVSGTGLFVVFIIWQLLLFYQMGMTIGNLNAIGMEPMGHIAGMAASIIGAVSTVIAVVLAVPVGLLFDGTPLPLVAGALVFAICAQLTMARLRRIEQPVDA, encoded by the coding sequence ATGACTCCTGCACATGACACCGTCGCGCCCGACGGCCTTCCGGGCCGTGCGGAGCTGATCGCGCTTCTGGCAATGCTCTTTGCCACGATTGCCTTTTCCATCGACGCCATGCTGCCCGCCCTGCCCGAGCTGACCGCCGCCCTCAGCCCCGAGGCGCCGAACAAGGTGCAGCTGGTGGTGACAATGTTCATGCTGGGCATGGGCCTGGGCACCTTCTTCACCGGGCCGCTGTCCGATACCTTCGGGCGCAAGCCCATCGTGCTGGCCGGTGCCGTGCTGTATATCGCCGGCGCGCTGATGGCGACGCAGGCCGAAACGCTCGAGGTGCTCCTGGCCGCGCGCCTGCTTCAGGGTCTGGGCGCCGCCGGTCCCCGGGTCGTGGCGATTGCAATCGTCCGCGACCTCTATTCGGGGCGGGCCATGGCGCAGATCATGTCCTTCGTCATGATGGTCTTCACGCTGGTCCCGGCGCTCGCCCCATCGATCGGTGCGGTGCTGATCGCCGCCGCCGGCTGGCACTCGGTCTTCTATGCCTTCGCGCTGTTCTCGGCGGTGGGTGCGATCTGGTTCACCCTGCGCCTGCCGGAAACGCTGCCGGTGACCCATCGCCGTCCGTTCCGCCTGAACGCCCTCGGCGCGGCGATCCGCGAGATGATGGCGCATCCGGTGGTGCGTCTGTCGATCCTCGTGCAGGCCTTCATCTTTGCGATGCTGATCGCCACCATTTCGACGATCCAGCCGATCTACGAGGCCGCACTGGGCAGGGCCGAGAGCTTTCCGCTGTGGTTCGGGCTGACCGCGATCATCGGCGCATCCAGCAGCTATCTGAACGCACGGTTGGTCATGCGGCTGGGCATGCGCAGCCTTGTCACCACGATGCTCTGGGTGCAGATCGCCGCCAGCGGCGTGGCCACGGTGCTGATCGCCAGCGGCGTGTCGGGAACCGGCCTCTTCGTTGTCTTCATCATCTGGCAGCTGCTGCTGTTCTACCAGATGGGCATGACCATCGGGAACCTGAACGCCATCGGCATGGAGCCCATGGGGCATATCGCGGGCATGGCCGCCTCTATCATCGGCGCCGTGTCGACGGTGATCGCGGTGGTGCTTGCGGTGCCGGTCGGGCTGCTGTTCGACGGCACGCCGCTGCCGCTGGTCGCGGGCGCGCTGGTCTTTGCCATCTGCGCGCAACTGACAATGGCGCGCCTGCGCCGCATCGAACAGCCCGTCGACGCCTGA
- a CDS encoding DsbA family oxidoreductase yields the protein MTQLDIFSDPICPWCYIGKANLDRALLDHPDHPFRIRWLPFMLNPAMPAGGMERRQYLEEKFGGQDGAVKAYTPVLEHAEKAGVEINLDRIKVTPNTVNAHRLIHWAEIEGVQTAVVSALFRAYFVEGRDIGDTETLADVADGAGLDASLVLRLLNTDQDRQEIVERDAAARGMGVNSVPTFVVGQRHAVPGAQPPELWAQVIAEIAAATQAG from the coding sequence ATGACACAACTCGACATCTTTTCCGATCCAATCTGTCCCTGGTGCTACATCGGCAAGGCCAATCTAGACCGGGCGCTGCTGGATCATCCCGATCACCCGTTCCGAATCCGCTGGCTGCCCTTCATGCTGAACCCGGCGATGCCCGCAGGCGGCATGGAACGGCGCCAGTACCTGGAAGAGAAATTCGGCGGCCAGGACGGGGCGGTAAAGGCCTACACGCCGGTGCTGGAGCACGCCGAGAAGGCCGGTGTCGAGATCAACCTCGATCGCATCAAGGTCACACCCAACACTGTGAACGCGCACCGGCTGATCCACTGGGCCGAGATCGAGGGGGTGCAGACCGCTGTGGTTTCGGCGCTGTTCCGGGCCTATTTCGTCGAGGGGCGGGATATCGGCGACACTGAAACCCTGGCCGATGTGGCCGATGGCGCCGGGCTGGACGCCAGCCTTGTGCTGCGGCTTCTGAACACCGATCAGGACCGGCAGGAGATCGTCGAACGGGACGCGGCCGCGCGCGGCATGGGCGTGAACTCGGTCCCGACCTTCGTGGTCGGGCAGCGCCACGCGGTACCCGGAGCCCAGCCGCCCGAGCTTTGGGCGCAGGTCATTGCCGAAATTGCCGCCGCCACTCAGGCGGGCTAG
- a CDS encoding class I adenylate-forming enzyme family protein, with product MLSIFDQGPFAPCPAPFNLARHVLGAAPRTPDKIALAVLKPTGAQRWSYARIEAAVRGTATGLLQQELKPGDRLLMRLGNTVDFPIAYLGAITAGIVPIPTSSQLTAPEVFAIIAHLAPQAVLRAEDVACPPTDLPCFDTDTFRGWHDLPPADYALGDPDRLAYIVMTSGTSGTPRAVGHAHRAIWARQMMMEGWYGLTPEDRLLHAGAFNWTFTLGTGLMDPWTRGATALIPAAGTDPAQLGLLMKRNDATLLAAAPGVYRQLLKAPLAPMPRLRHGLAAGEKLSPAILEAWRAATGTEIYEAFGMSECSTFISGAPAHPVGAAHLGRPQQGRRIAILGEDGQPVPCGTPGEIAIDRSDPGLMLGYVGAPEATQARFRGGWFLTGDHGQMDEDDRVTYLGRGDDMMNAGGYRVSPAEVEAALADLPGVTELAVTDIAVKADVRVVAAFYTAPEALDEEALMAEAATRLARYKCPRAFIRVEALPRNANGKVIRRALRDHTPV from the coding sequence ATGCTGTCGATCTTCGATCAGGGGCCCTTTGCGCCCTGCCCTGCGCCCTTCAACCTCGCCCGGCACGTTCTGGGCGCCGCGCCCCGGACGCCCGACAAAATTGCCCTTGCGGTCCTGAAGCCCACCGGCGCGCAACGCTGGTCCTACGCGCGGATCGAGGCGGCGGTGCGCGGCACCGCCACCGGCCTTCTGCAACAGGAGCTGAAGCCCGGCGACCGCCTGCTGATGCGGCTGGGAAACACCGTCGACTTCCCCATCGCCTACCTTGGGGCGATCACCGCCGGGATCGTGCCAATCCCGACCTCGTCGCAACTGACGGCACCGGAAGTCTTCGCAATCATCGCTCATCTGGCGCCGCAGGCCGTGCTGCGTGCAGAAGACGTTGCCTGTCCGCCGACCGACCTGCCCTGTTTCGACACCGACACCTTCCGGGGCTGGCACGATCTGCCGCCCGCCGACTACGCCCTGGGCGATCCCGACCGCCTTGCCTATATCGTCATGACCTCCGGTACCTCTGGCACGCCGCGCGCCGTGGGCCATGCCCATCGCGCGATCTGGGCGCGCCAGATGATGATGGAGGGCTGGTACGGCCTGACCCCGGAGGACCGGCTGTTGCACGCCGGGGCCTTTAACTGGACCTTCACGCTGGGCACCGGCCTGATGGATCCCTGGACACGCGGCGCGACGGCGCTGATCCCCGCCGCGGGCACCGACCCGGCGCAGCTGGGCCTGTTGATGAAGCGCAACGATGCCACCCTGTTGGCCGCCGCGCCGGGCGTCTATCGGCAGTTGCTCAAGGCGCCGCTGGCCCCCATGCCCCGCCTGCGCCACGGCCTCGCCGCCGGAGAGAAGCTGTCGCCCGCCATCCTCGAGGCATGGCGCGCGGCCACCGGCACCGAGATCTACGAGGCCTTCGGCATGTCCGAATGTTCGACCTTCATCTCGGGCGCGCCCGCCCACCCGGTCGGGGCCGCGCATCTCGGGCGGCCCCAGCAGGGACGCCGCATCGCCATCCTGGGCGAGGACGGCCAGCCGGTCCCGTGCGGCACACCCGGCGAGATTGCCATCGACCGCAGCGATCCGGGGCTGATGCTGGGCTACGTGGGCGCACCCGAGGCCACGCAGGCGCGCTTTCGCGGCGGCTGGTTCCTGACCGGCGACCACGGCCAGATGGACGAGGACGATCGCGTGACCTACCTGGGGCGCGGCGACGACATGATGAACGCCGGCGGCTACCGTGTCTCGCCCGCCGAGGTCGAGGCGGCGCTGGCGGACCTGCCGGGTGTAACGGAACTGGCAGTGACCGACATCGCGGTGAAGGCCGATGTGCGCGTGGTCGCCGCCTTCTACACCGCCCCCGAAGCGCTGGACGAAGAGGCGCTGATGGCCGAGGCCGCCACGCGGCTGGCCCGCTACAAATGCCCGCGCGCCTTCATCCGGGTCGAGGCCCTGCCCCGTAACGCCAACGGCAAGGTCATCCGCAGGGCGCTGCGCGACCATACGCCGGTCTGA
- a CDS encoding helix-turn-helix domain-containing protein: MTQDPKSLIRIARESGEEGQAEPLDLGSRVRALRKERNWTLEQAAKQAGLARSTLSKIENGQMSPTYEALKKLALGLEISVPQLFTAPRQDKVTGRMTVTRGEEGQHQVTTTYEHTLLAETLTRKKMLPYRARVRARSMEEFDGWVRHDGEEFLYVLTGVVRLYTEFYEPVEMKRGDSAYYDATMGHNVVSLSPEDATILWVTSLS; this comes from the coding sequence ATGACGCAGGACCCGAAATCGCTGATCCGCATCGCCCGCGAGAGTGGCGAAGAAGGGCAGGCCGAACCGCTGGACCTTGGCAGCCGCGTGCGCGCCCTGCGCAAAGAGCGGAACTGGACGCTGGAGCAGGCGGCGAAGCAGGCCGGGCTTGCGCGCTCGACCCTGTCGAAGATCGAGAACGGCCAGATGTCGCCGACCTACGAGGCGCTGAAGAAGCTGGCGTTGGGTTTGGAAATCTCTGTGCCGCAGCTGTTCACCGCGCCCCGGCAGGACAAGGTGACGGGCCGGATGACGGTCACGCGCGGCGAAGAGGGGCAGCATCAGGTCACGACCACCTATGAGCACACGCTGCTGGCGGAAACCCTGACCCGCAAGAAGATGCTGCCCTACCGCGCCCGCGTGCGTGCGCGGTCTATGGAAGAGTTCGACGGCTGGGTCCGTCACGACGGCGAGGAATTCCTCTACGTCCTGACGGGCGTCGTCCGGCTTTATACCGAGTTCTACGAACCGGTGGAGATGAAGCGCGGCGACAGCGCCTATTACGACGCGACGATGGGCCATAACGTCGTTTCGCTCTCTCCCGAGGATGCGACGATCCTCTGGGTCACGTCGCTGTCCTGA
- the mfd gene encoding transcription-repair coupling factor yields the protein MSTQKITIGGAPEGFDAQLVLREVARADGPVVHIARDDKRLAAMRDALAFFAPDMPVVVFPAWDCLPYDRVSPNADISATRMATLAALVHGMPPRYILLTTLSAAMQRLPARAVLREAAFAARVGDSVDEEALRKFLVRMGFSQAPTVTEPGDYAVRGGIVDIFPPGDLGPVRLDFFGDVLDGARRFDPASQRTTETLEMVELAPVSEVILDDAAITRFRQNYRIEFGAAGTDDPLYEAVSAGRKHAGIEHWLPFFHEELETLFDYLPGVPVLMDDQTSAARLSRWEGIADQYGTRKHALSQKKTLGSTVYKPIPPELLYLDDAAWDGALGDRRQVAFNPLPQASGPGVTDAGGRIGRNFSPERQQENLSLFGALAQHIQEKMQGGPVVVASYSEGARERLTGLIEDEGLAEVVPIPHGGRIGRHGLHLAVWALEAGFEAPWDDDRRITVISEQDVLGDRLIRQPKKRRRAENFLTETQSLTPGDLVVHVDHGIGRYMGLEVVTAAGAAHECILLEYAEASKLYLPVENIELLSKYGHEEGLLDRLGGGAWQAKKAKLKERIREMADRLIRIAAERALRKAPIMDPPPGSYESFAARFPYSETDDQLGAIDDVMTDMHSGQPMDRLICGDVGFGKTEVAMRAAFVAAMSGVQVAVIAPTTLLARQHYNSFAERFRGFPVQVAPLSRFVGTKQAAATRDGISKGTVDIAVGTHALLAKGIRFQNLGLLIIDEEQHFGVQHKERLKQLRSDIHVLTLTATPIPRTLQLSLTGVRDLSIIGTPPVDRLAIRTYVSEFDAVTLREALLREHFRGGQSFFVVPRLTDLPDIEQFLRDQVPEVSFVVAHGQMAAGDLDERMNAFYDGKYDVLLATTIVESGLDIPTANTMIVHRADMFGLSQLYQIRGRVGRSKTRAYCYLTTKPRVKLTPQAEKRLRVLGAIDTLGAGFSLASQDLDIRGAGNLLGEEQSGQMRDVGYELYQSMLEEAIAKIRSGQMEGLTEDDGQWAPQINLGVPVLIPEDYVPDLDVRLGLYRRLSGLTTKVELEGFAAELIDRFGKLPREVNTLLLVVRIKAMCKKAGIAKLDGGPKGATIQFHQNKFASPEGLVTFIKAQDGLAKIKGDKIVVRRDWPRDKDKIQGAFAIARDLAEQAGAVKKKAKA from the coding sequence ATGTCCACGCAGAAGATCACGATCGGGGGCGCCCCCGAAGGCTTTGACGCGCAGCTTGTCCTGCGCGAGGTTGCACGCGCCGACGGCCCGGTTGTCCACATCGCGCGCGATGATAAACGCCTTGCCGCCATGCGCGATGCGCTGGCCTTCTTTGCGCCCGACATGCCGGTGGTGGTCTTCCCGGCGTGGGATTGTCTGCCCTATGATCGGGTCTCGCCGAATGCCGACATCTCGGCCACGCGCATGGCGACGCTTGCGGCGCTGGTTCACGGCATGCCGCCGCGGTACATCCTGCTGACCACGCTTTCGGCGGCGATGCAGCGCCTGCCCGCCCGCGCGGTCCTGCGCGAAGCTGCCTTTGCCGCCCGCGTCGGCGACAGCGTGGATGAAGAAGCCCTGCGTAAATTCCTGGTGCGCATGGGCTTTTCTCAGGCGCCCACGGTGACGGAGCCGGGTGATTACGCGGTGCGTGGCGGGATTGTCGACATCTTCCCGCCGGGCGATCTGGGGCCGGTGCGGCTGGATTTCTTCGGCGATGTGCTGGACGGCGCGCGGCGCTTCGACCCGGCCTCGCAGCGCACCACCGAAACGCTGGAGATGGTCGAGCTGGCGCCGGTCTCCGAGGTGATCCTCGACGATGCGGCCATCACGCGTTTCCGTCAGAACTACCGGATCGAGTTCGGCGCCGCGGGCACCGACGATCCGCTGTACGAGGCGGTCAGCGCGGGCCGCAAACATGCCGGGATCGAGCACTGGCTGCCGTTCTTCCATGAAGAGCTGGAAACGCTCTTCGACTACCTGCCCGGTGTGCCGGTGCTGATGGACGACCAGACCAGCGCCGCGCGGCTGTCGCGCTGGGAAGGGATCGCCGACCAATACGGCACGCGCAAACATGCGCTGAGCCAGAAGAAGACCCTTGGATCAACGGTCTACAAGCCGATCCCGCCAGAGCTTCTGTATCTGGACGACGCCGCGTGGGACGGCGCGCTTGGCGATCGTCGGCAGGTCGCCTTCAACCCGCTGCCGCAGGCCTCGGGCCCCGGTGTCACGGATGCGGGCGGGCGTATCGGGCGCAACTTCTCGCCCGAGAGGCAGCAGGAAAACCTGAGCCTTTTCGGCGCCTTGGCACAGCATATTCAGGAAAAGATGCAGGGCGGGCCGGTGGTTGTCGCCTCCTATTCCGAGGGCGCGCGCGAGCGCCTGACCGGTCTGATCGAGGACGAGGGGCTGGCTGAGGTCGTCCCGATCCCGCACGGCGGACGCATCGGTCGTCACGGGCTGCACCTTGCGGTCTGGGCGCTGGAGGCGGGGTTCGAAGCGCCGTGGGACGATGACCGCCGCATCACGGTGATCTCCGAGCAGGACGTGCTGGGCGACCGGTTGATCCGGCAGCCCAAGAAACGCCGCCGCGCCGAGAACTTCCTGACAGAGACGCAAAGCCTGACCCCGGGCGACCTCGTGGTCCATGTCGACCACGGGATCGGGCGCTACATGGGACTGGAGGTGGTGACCGCCGCCGGTGCCGCGCACGAGTGTATCCTGCTGGAATATGCCGAGGCCTCAAAGCTATACCTGCCGGTCGAGAATATCGAGCTGCTGTCGAAATACGGCCACGAAGAGGGTCTGCTGGACAGGCTTGGCGGGGGCGCGTGGCAGGCCAAGAAGGCGAAGCTGAAGGAACGTATCCGCGAGATGGCGGACCGGCTGATCCGCATTGCCGCCGAGCGCGCGCTGCGCAAGGCGCCGATCATGGACCCGCCGCCGGGCAGCTACGAGAGCTTCGCGGCCCGCTTCCCCTATAGCGAAACGGACGACCAGCTTGGCGCCATCGACGATGTCATGACCGACATGCACTCCGGTCAGCCGATGGATCGCCTGATCTGCGGTGATGTGGGTTTTGGCAAGACAGAGGTCGCCATGCGCGCGGCCTTCGTCGCCGCCATGTCCGGCGTGCAGGTGGCGGTGATCGCGCCCACCACGCTGCTGGCCCGACAACACTACAATTCTTTTGCGGAACGGTTTCGGGGATTTCCCGTGCAGGTGGCGCCCCTGTCGCGCTTTGTCGGCACGAAACAGGCCGCCGCCACCCGCGACGGCATTTCCAAGGGCACCGTCGATATTGCCGTGGGAACCCATGCGCTGCTGGCCAAGGGCATCCGGTTCCAGAACCTCGGCCTGCTGATCATCGATGAGGAACAGCACTTTGGCGTGCAGCACAAGGAGCGGCTGAAGCAGCTGCGCTCGGACATCCACGTCCTGACCCTGACCGCGACCCCGATCCCGCGCACGCTGCAACTGTCGCTGACCGGGGTGCGCGACCTGTCGATTATCGGCACACCCCCGGTCGACCGGCTTGCGATCCGCACCTATGTCAGCGAGTTCGACGCGGTCACTCTGCGCGAGGCGCTGCTGCGCGAGCATTTCCGCGGCGGCCAGAGCTTCTTCGTGGTGCCGCGGCTGACGGACCTGCCGGACATCGAACAATTCCTGCGCGATCAGGTGCCCGAGGTCAGCTTTGTCGTCGCCCATGGCCAGATGGCGGCGGGCGATCTGGACGAGCGGATGAACGCCTTCTACGACGGTAAATACGACGTGCTTCTGGCCACGACCATCGTTGAGTCCGGCCTCGATATTCCCACCGCCAACACCATGATCGTGCATCGCGCCGACATGTTCGGCCTGTCGCAGCTTTACCAGATCCGTGGGCGCGTGGGGCGGTCGAAGACCCGGGCCTATTGCTACCTGACCACGAAGCCCCGGGTGAAACTGACGCCGCAGGCGGAAAAGCGGCTGCGGGTGCTGGGGGCCATCGACACGCTGGGCGCGGGCTTCTCTTTGGCCTCGCAGGATCTGGATATTCGCGGCGCGGGCAACCTGCTGGGCGAGGAACAGTCCGGCCAGATGCGCGACGTCGGTTACGAGTTGTACCAGTCCATGCTGGAAGAGGCGATTGCCAAGATCCGCTCTGGCCAGATGGAGGGACTGACCGAGGACGACGGCCAGTGGGCGCCGCAGATCAACCTTGGCGTGCCGGTGCTGATCCCCGAGGACTACGTGCCCGATCTCGATGTGCGGCTGGGTCTATACCGCCGTCTCTCGGGCCTGACCACCAAGGTCGAGCTGGAAGGCTTCGCCGCCGAACTGATCGACCGCTTCGGGAAATTGCCGCGCGAGGTCAATACCTTGCTGCTCGTTGTTCGCATCAAGGCGATGTGCAAGAAGGCGGGGATCGCGAAGTTGGACGGCGGGCCAAAGGGCGCAACGATCCAGTTCCACCAGAACAAGTTCGCCTCTCCCGAGGGGCTGGTGACCTTCATCAAGGCGCAGGACGGGCTGGCCAAGATCAAGGGCGACAAGATCGTCGTCCGCCGCGACTGGCCGCGCGACAAGGACAAGATCCAGGGCGCCTTTGCTATCGCCCGCGACCTTGCGGAACAGGCGGGCGCCGTGAAGAAGAAGGCAAAGGCCTGA